The following is a genomic window from Desulfurobacteriaceae bacterium.
ATTAAGACTTAAGCGCTTCGTCAAGTTTAAGGCTGACAAGCCTTTGATATAATGATAGACACTCAACAACAGGAACATGGAGGGAACATGGGAGATAGGGTATTTTTCGGTTTTCTTATAGAGGATGCTCATAAAAGACTTCTTGAAGAATTCCCCGACGAAAAAATAAGAATTTTCATCCAAAAAATTGCCGACTATTATATTCATTCTTGGAAAAAAATGGCAGCTTCTAATAAGAAGACATCGTGGAACTGGGCTTCCGCTTTCTTTGGATTCTCATGGATGGCTTACAGAAAGATGCTTAAACTAGCTTTGCTATGGTTTGTTATGCTTAGTGTTCTTGAGTTAATTACAGTTGCTGGAGCATCAATTGTTGGAGGAGAAAATTTCGCCATCGGTATTATAGCATTAATAGGCATTTCTTCTTTTCTTATTATGCCGATTGTGTTTGGACTGTTCGGGAACTACATATATGCTTCTTTTGTCTATGAAAAGCTAAAAGAAATTGAAATTATAGACCCTGACCTTAGTGAAAGTTCTCTTTTACTGGAAGGAGGAACCTCTTGGGGAAAAGTACTCCTGTTTTTAGCAGGCTCACTAATTGTTGAAATAATTTATATGGCTATCCAAACTTCCCTCTTATCTCCTCCTTCAGGGTTCTGATTACTTCTTTTAAAAGGCTGGATACCATTTGGGAAACCTCCTTAGAACGTTTAACTACCTCCTTATGGGAGGTTTCCACGTTCAGTGCATCATTTGTTATGATCGTTAAAGCGGCGACTTTCATTCCTAAAAAGTTTGCCACGATAACTTCTGGAACGGTAGACATACTCACAACGTCTGCTCCTATAATTTCCAAAAATCTTATCTCTGCAAACGTTTCATAGTTTGGTCCAAGACAAGAAGCAAGAATAACTGGTGTAATCTTTATTCCAAGCTCCAATCCTTTTTGTAAAAACAAATTAGAGATATGGTCGTCATAAAACTTTTTTCCATTTACAAAAACCTTACTTCCATACTTTTCTATAAGACCAACCAAAGGATTCCTTCCAAGAAGGTTAATATGATCAACAATTACTCCTACATCGTTTCGAGAAGCTCTCCTACTAATCGCCCCAGAAGCACAGGTAGGAATAAAGATTTCAACTCCCAAAGCTTTACAAAGTTCAGGAATAAATCTCATCTCTTCATCGCTTTTTCCTTCGTAGTAGTGAAAACGTCCTTCGAAAAAAAGAATTCCTTCACAAATCTTTAAAGTTCCTTTATGTCCAGGAACAGTTACTTTAGGCATACTCGGAATTTGCTCATAAGGTATTTCTATTCTTGTCCCTTCAAGTTCTATTCCTGAACCTCCAACAACTGCTATATCAAAATTTTCAAAACCGGATACCTTTTTTATAAATTCAGCTGCTTTCATTTTCTCGCCTTTTGCTTAAATTCTTGTTTTCTGAATTAAAAGCTTTGAAATGTTTTTACCTAAAAGATTTGACTTTGTAAATATAGAAATAAAGACGTTATATTCAGGTAAATATTCAAAATCCTCTATTCCTCCAATTTTATAAACAGGATTAGAAACATTTTCTATCCCAAAAGAAACCTTGTCCTTATATACAAGAAGAATCCTTCCTCCTTTAAAGTTTGCAATGTTTCTTAAGATTTTTGATACAGAACCTATACTTTCTGAGACTAGAACCTCAAGATTTCCGTCTTCATCTATATCTATAACCTTTGGCTTTGGACTCAAATAATAGCTTACAAGGTAATCTCCAACATACCAACTAAGAACATTTGGGGAAAAGCCAAAAACTTTTGGAGAACGCCAAATAACCTTATCTCCAATGGCTACACTTAGATAACCTTGAGGATCATAGTAAACAACATACTTTCCGAGAAACTGCCCACTTGTTACCTGAAAATCGAATGGAAGAGAAACTTTTTCTCTCTCCTCTAACTTTTCTTTCTCCAACTTAAGAACGTAAATTCCTTTCTTGTAAAAGGAATCTTCACTTCTACTAACTTCTTGACCATATATAACGTCATTTACGCCGTCTCCGTTAGTATCGAAACCGGAAACCACCAAGTCAGAAGTAGCAATCTTAACCAGCTTTCCATTTCTTACTTTGAAAATACCAGATGATACCTTTTTTGCTTCATCATCAAAGCTGTTAACAAGAATTTCAAATCTTCCATCTCTGTCAACATCAACAGGTGATAAGTGAAAGATATAAGATCCATCTAAAGGATTTTCAAATTCATAAACCTTCTGTGCTTTAAAGGAAGAACTAAGGTGGAAAACTTCTATCTTATTTTCTACGGCAACAACTATCTCTTTTTCCTGGGTTCGATCAATGTTGCCTATAAATAGACTTCTTGCGTGTCCATCAAAACTTAGAATAACTTCGTATGGAACGCTTAATGTAGTGTTTATCCCTGAAAAAGGTATAAACTTTACAAGCGTTTTAGTAGTATCATAAATTTCTATCCCGCTGGGAGAAACTATAAAAAAGGCGTCAAAATTTTTTAAATCGTCTTTAGAAACCTTTTCCCTAAAGTCTTCTGGGAGCTTAAGACTAAACTTCTTTTTAAAGTTATTCTCCTCTTCCTTAGAAGACAAACTCCAGAAGTTTATTTCTTTTTTTATCTTTTCGTAAAGTTTTTCTCCCTTTTCTCCTGCAAAGTTTAAAAAGAGAACTTTGCGAAAAGAAAATCTATTTACTTGGTCTCCAATTGTGGGTTTTCCAATAGTAGAAATAGCTATTGAGTAAGTATCCTTCACTTCCTTAATCCTTAGGACAGATCCTTCTTTAAAAACGAAAATATCTCCTACAGATACTCCTTTATTCTTTCCAACATCAAGAAGATATCCTTCAAAACTTTTTAGAACTACTTGCCCTTTCACTGGAGTGAATCTTCTTTTTAGTATCTTAACTACATCATCAATACTGTAGGCTTTTAATGTTGAGGAATCCTTCTTTTGTAATGGTTTAGTATTTACCTCTTTCGTTTTAGCTCCACACGAAAGAAAAAAGAAAGCAAAAAGGAGAGTTAAACCTTTTCTCATAATTACTCCTTTCTGTATTAGATTTTCTTTATCATACCAGAAAACTTTGGCACAAATCTTGCTACTTAAAAATAAAAAAACATCCATAAGGAGGAACAATGGTAGAGGAAGGAATTAAAAGCTTAGTTCAGTCTCTAAATGTTTTTTTATCTTCTTGCCGGTGCTGTAATGATTCTTTCAATGCACGCAGAGCTTGCTTTCTTGGAAGCTGGAACTGTTAGAAAGAAAAACCAAGTAAATGCACTTGTAAAAATCATAGTGGACATAGGAGTTGCAACCGTTGCATACTTTCTAATCGGTTATCCTCTTGCCCGTGAGTTTTGCTTTATGAAACCTGCAAGTTTGTTAGCTGCCGATCATGGTTGGGAACTAATTAAGTTCTTCTTCTTCCTAACTTTTGCTGCTTGTATTTCAGCAATAGTTTCTGGTGGAGTCGCAGGAAGAATGAAGTTTAGACCTTACATTACAGCCGGTTTCTTCTTAGCAGGAATTATCTACCCAATTTTTGAGGCTATCTTCTGGGGAAGATGGTCAGAAGCGTTTAACGGGTTTATAGAGAATCTCTTTGGGGCACCTGTCCACGACTTTGCAGGTTCTATGGTTGTTCACGGTCTTGGAGGATGGATAGCTTTGCCGGAAATCTTCATCCTAGGTCCGAGAATGGGGAGATACGTTAAAGGAAGGTCAAAGCCTATTCCAATTAGCAACATTCCATATCTTGCTCTTGGTAGTTGGATCTTAATAATTGGTTGGTTCGGATTCAACGTTATGAGTTCTCAAACTGTAGATGGGATTTCTGGACTTGTAGCTGTTAACTCCCTATTTGCACTTGCTGGAGGTATTCTTGGAGGAGTCTTTTTTGGAAAGAACAACCCAGGATTTATTCACAACGGAGCTTTGGCAGGACCTGTGGCAATTTGTGCAGGTTCAGACATTGTGCACCCAATAGGTGCATTTGTGATCGGAGTTGTTGCTTCTTGGATATTCATCAAGGCTTTTAAACTAAAAATAGACGATGTTTTGGGGGTTTGGCCTCTTCATGGTCTTAGTGGTATTTGGGGAGGAGTAGCTGCAGGAATATTTGGACAAAAGTTTTTATGGGGATTAGGAGGGGTATCTCTTCTTTCTCAAGTTTTTGGGGCTATTGCTACAACTGTTTATGGGGTTGTTGCAGGTTTTATTCTTTATAAGGCATTTGATACTGTGTTTGGACTTAGACTCTCTGAAGAAGAATTTAACGGGGCAGACCTTTCTATTCACAAGATCACTGCTTATCCTGAAGATTCCTTCAAAGTTTAATTTAGATACCATTAAAGGCTTCCCTCTTTTGGGAGGCCTTTCCTAAACTATTGGTAATAGTTATTATTAAAGAAGAAAAGATTTCATTTGGAGGTATTTCTCTTGAAAACTCTTGAGAAAAAGAAAAAAAGAAACACCCGGCAGAAAGCTGTTATATTTCAGGTAGTTAAGGACTCCAACGATCATCCAACAGCTGAAACTGTCTATGAAAGGGCTAAAAAGGAACTTCCCACAATAAGCCTTGGAACTGTTTACAGAGTATTGAAAGAACTTGTTTCCGAAAGAAAGATAAAAGAAATCATCATAGATAAACAATCAAGATTTGATCCAAAAACCGAATTTCACCACCACTTCATCTGTAAAAAGTGTGGAAAGATAGAGGATGTAAAAACACCTATGTGTAAGTATACTTGTAAAAAACTTGAACAGAAAGGCTACCTTATTGAAGAAATTGAATACAAGTTTTATGGGCTCTGCGCCGAATGCGTTGCTGAAAGTTAAAGCACATACCTCAAAGCCTGCACAAATTTTGTGCAAAGCTAACTTTTCAGTTTCAGGTAAATCTTTGCATTCCCTTAGAGAAAATAAATTGGCATGAATTTTGTTAGAATAATTGCCAAAGCAGACTGGAGGTCGGATATGAAAAAAATAGAAGCAATTATTAAACCTTTTAAACTTGAGGAAGTAAAAGATGCTCTTACAGAGATAGGAATCCAAGGTCTTACAGTATCAGAAGTAAAAGGTTTTGGAAGACAGAAAGGACACACTGAACTCTATAGAGGTGCTGAATATGTAGTAGATTTTATTCCAAAGTTAAAAATAGAAGTTGTTGTTCCTGATGATATTGCAGACAAGGTTGTCGAAACAATAGTCAACGCAGCAAGGACCGGAAGAATCGGAGATGGAAAAGTTTTTGTAATACCTGTTGAAGAAGCTGTAAGAATAAGAACAGGAGAGAGAGGCGAAAATGCCATTTAACATACACTCTAAGGAGGGAGAAATGAAACCTAAAAACGCAAAAGAGGTCGTAGAACTAATCCAAAGGGAAGGTATTAAGTTCGTAGACCTAAGATTTACTGACATGTTCGGAACATGGCACCACATTACCTTCCCAGCTCACGAAATTTCTGAGGAAAGCTTTGAACAAGGACTTTACTTTGACGGTTCTTCTATCCGCCAGTGGCAACCAATCAATGCAAGTGATATGATGTTCAGACTTGACCCAACCACTGCAACAGTTGATCCACTTTCTGAAATCCCAACACTTGTAGTAATTGCTGATATCGTTGACCCAATCACTAAAGAACCTTACCACAAAGACCCAAGAAACATCGCAAAGAAAGCTCTTGAGTACCTAAAGTCTACAGGAATTGGAGATACAGTCTACTGTGGACCAGAACCAGAATTTTTCATCTTTGATGACGTTAAGTTTGATGTTGGTATGAACTTTGGTTTCTTTGAAGTGGATTCTGTAGAAGGTGTTTGGAATACAGGGAGAGAAGAATCTCCAAACCTTGGACACAAACTACCCGTAAAGGGTGGATACTTCCCGGTTCCTCCAGCAGACCAGCTTGACCACATTAGAAAAGTAATGTCTATGAAGATGGAAGAAGCAGGTCTTGTAATAGAAGCTCTTCACCACGAAGTTGCAACAGGCGGTCAGTGTGAAATTGACTTTAGGTTTGGAACACTCGTTGAAGCTGCTGACAACGTTCAGTGGTTAAAGTACATCGTTAAGAATGTAGCTAAAATGTTTGGAAAGACCGCTACATTTATGCCAAAGCCACTATTTGGAGACAACGGTTCCGGTATGCATACCCACATGTCCATTTGGAAGAACGGGGAAAACCTCTTCCACGGTGACAGCTACGCAGGACTTTCTGAAACAGCACTTTACTTCATTGGTGGTATCATCAAGCACGCAAAAGCTGTATGTGCATTTACAAACCCAACAGTTAACTCTTACAAGAGACTTGTCCCAGGATACGAAGCTCCAGTAAACCTTTGCTACTCTGCAAGGAACAGATCTGCTTCAATAAGAATTCCAGCCGTATCTTCTCCAAAAGCTAAGAGAATAGAAGTTAGATTCCCAGATTCCTCAGGCGTTCCATACCTTGCGTTTACAGCTCTTCTCATGGCTGGGCTTGATGGAATTGAAAACAAGATCCATCCAGGAGAACCTATCGACAAGAACCTTTACGACCTTCCACCAGAAGAACTTAAGGACGTTCCAACAGTTCCAGCATCCCTTGAAGAAGCCCTTGACGCTCTTGAAAAAGACTACGAGTTCCTTACAAAAGGCGGCGTAATGACAGAACAGTTCCTTGAAGACTACATTGAGTACAAGAGAAAGGAAGAAATTGAACCTATTAAGCTTAGACCAACTCCAATGGAATTCCTTCTTTACTTCAGCGTCTAAATTTCTGGCTCCCTTTGGGGAGTCTTTTTTAAACAACAAAACTTTTTTCTTTTAAAAGCTTCCTAAATTCGCTACTTGGAAGTGCAGGAGAAAAATAAAATCCGTGCCCTTCAGTACAACCTATACTCTTTAAGAAGTCCAATTGTTCTTTCCTTTCTATTCCTTCAGCAACAGAAGACATCTTTAAGAGCTTTGAAATGTCCACTATAAATTTAACTATACTGCTATCTTCTTCACTTTCAGGTACTCCCTTTACAAAAGAAACGTCAATTTTTAACTCATTTGCTTTAATTATTTTTAGACGAGAAAGTGAAGAATATCCTGTACCAAAGTCATCGATGGAGATCTTTAAAGTAAGCTTGCTAGAAGGGACTTTTAGCTTTTCTATCATCTTAAAAACAAAAGGTAAAAAGCGACTATCAAGTATTTGAGATATTGAAACGTTAACTGCAACGGAGACATCATGCCCTTCTTCAAGCCATATCTTTAAATTCTCTAAACTTTTCCTGAAAATAATTTTTCCTATATCAAACATGAGACCGTATCTAATTATTACAGGAATAGCTTTTGCAGGTGGGACTGAAGACCTCATTAACGCTTCTGCTCCAACGATTTTTCCTGTATAAAGAGAAACTTTAGGTTGGAAGAAAACTTCTATTCTGTTGTTCTTAATGTCTTCCTTTATCTTGGAAAGAATCTCTAGCGATTCTCTAGATATCTCCAGTTCAGGAGAATAGATGGCAAAAGCAACTTTTTCTTCTCTTGCGTGTTTTAAGGCTATTTCTGCTTTTGTCAGTATAGAGTCACCATGTTCAGGGTAGAAAGAAAATCCGAAATTCACTGACAAAAATACTTCACTTCCATTTATTACAAACGGCGTTTCAAGAACTCTTTTTACCTTTTCAACGATATATTTAACCTTTCTTAATCTTTCTCTTTCCCTTAAGCTAACGATAAGAAACCTATCAGATATTGTTCTCAAAACGAAATAAAGCTTTGAATCAAAAGCCGTCTTCAATCTTTCCCAAAATTCAGCCAAAATTTTATCTCCAACTTCAACCCCAAAAGAATCGTTGATGACAGAGAAGTTATCAATATCCATTAAAGCTAAAAGAAACTGTTTTCCACCCCTTTTAAGATTTCCTATTATTTCCAAAGCCTTTCTCAAATTAGAAAAACATTCACTTAAATCTTCTGAAGTTGAACCCAGAACTTTATTTAAGAACCTCTTTTCTCCAGAAACATCAACAAATATTGCTACTCCTAAAGGAGACTCATTAACCATAGTAGATGTTGCTATTATTAAAAACTCATTACTTGCTGGAAGAAACGAAAATTTTCCTATCCATTTCAGTATTAGTTTTTGTTCAAAAGCTTTCTTTGAAAGCAGTTTTTGTATATTTTCTCCTAACTCAGCTGGCAAAAAGTTCTTAATTGGAAAGTTAACTATTTTTTCCTTTGGCTTTTCAAACACCTTTTCCATAAAAGCGTTAGCGTAAATTACATTTTCTTTGAAAATAAGTACTCCTATGGGTATTCTCTGGAAAACTAGGCTTAAAAGGGCGTTATCTGTCAAGTTATCTAGCGGAATTTTTATTTTGAAAAAGCTTTTTAGTTCAGAAACTTTCAAGTAGAAAAGGAGTTCTCCATCTATGATTTCTGAAAAGTAAGATCTTTCCTTTAACTTCTGCACCCAATCCGGAGGTTCGTCTTCCATACTTTCGTAAAATATTTCCAGTTGATAGTTATTCCTGAGTTCCATAGCTTACCTCCCCTTAGCTTTGTAGAATAGATATTCTAGATAACTATATATCCCATTGGAGGAGTTCTAAAGCAAAATTTTAAACGCATTAGTCAAACATTTATGATTATATCAATGAACATTTGAAAATCATTGATTGTAGTCATTCTAAGGCTTAACTGAGAAAAGTAAGGAAGAGAAAAAGAAGAACGAAAAGAAAGATTGTCTTAGAACTTTAGCCCCCGTATTATTTCTTTCTGTCTTTTAGTTATATACTTAAGTATTTTGTCTCTACTCTCAGGACTTATATCAACGAGGAACATTCCCACTTTCTTTTTTCCTTCAAAGTCACTTATGTGAACAACTTTTGCTTTTGCGGGTAAAGTATGAACTTTATTTTCTAAAGTTAAGTAGATAGAAACAGCTAGATTCTCATCTAGTTTGAAAAACCTATCTCTTTTATTCACTAATACACCTATTCCACCTTCTGATATATCAAATACAAAATATCTCTTTGTGGATTCCCTGGAAGAAAACAGTTTAGAAACTTCTGCTTCCACAGGAGAAGATAAAGAAGTAGTTACACGCAAGAAACTTCTCCTAAGTCTCGGTTCGTAAATAGTTTTAAGAATCTTTGCACTTAAGAAGTTTCCCTCTCTAAATACGATATCGGCACCTACCCATCTATCTTCTTTTTTGAAAAAGAGCCTTTTTTCCAAAAAGGATGCTTTTGAAATAACTTCATCCACTTCCCAAGAAATCAGACCTTGTGATTCATCAACCTCAACCACCGTTCCTTTACCGGCTACAAGAAGTTCTTCATAAAAACAGTAAAGATTCACCACATCTCCTACTTTGGCTTCTATCATTTTTACTCCTTCTTTTTGTCTTATAATTAGGATTAATTAAGATTTTTAGGTGTTAAATAATAGCAAAATAAGGAGGACAGATGAGGTTTCTATTCCTTTTCTTGCTTTTGATTCTATTTCCACTCAGAGTAATAGCCGCTACTTACGGCGCAGAAATCCTTTACGATCATTGTTTCGTTAAGTTTTTTAAGAACGGCAGAAAAATTTGGAGAGAAGAAAAAGCTATAAAGATTCTGGATAAAAGAGGAATAAAAAGTTTTGGAGAAATAGTTATCCCCTTCTCGTCAGAACACCAAAAAGTTAAAATTCTATACGCCTACACCGTTTTACCAACTGGAGAAACTGTACAGCCTAGCAAGAAAGCCTTTAACATAGTCTCACCTCCTTTTGTTCAAGAAGCACCTATATACTCAGATCTTAAATATCAAACAATCTCAATGCCCGGAGTAGTTAAAGGGGCAGTAATAAAGTACGCTTTCGAGATAGAAACCTTTAAACCTTACATGGAAGGAGAATTTTGGGCAACCAACTATTTTCAAGATGAATATCCCATAAAGGAAGCAACTTTTAAAGCTTTTGTACCTAAAGGGAAATACTTTAAGTTCAAGACTTATAACCTAAAGGAAAAAGAAGTTTCTTTTGAAAAACTGGAAGAAGGAAACTACATACTCCTAAGCTGGAAAGTAAAGAACGTTCCTCCTATAGTAAAAGAACCCAATATGCCACCTTTTGGGGAACTTGCAAAGAAGGTAGTTATAACTTCCATAGAAAACTGGGATAAAGTAGCCAAGTGGTATTCTGAACTTGCAAAAGAAGCTTTAAAACCTTCACCTGAAATAGAAAAGTTGGTTCAAGAACTGGTTAAAGATAAAAAGACAAGGAAAGAGAAGATACAAACCATTTACAACTTTGTGGCACAAAACATTCGTTACGTTGGAATGGAATTCGGAATAAATGGCTATAAACCCCACAGTGCACAAGAGGTTCTAAAGAATAGGTACGGTGACTGTAAAGATCACGCAACTCTGTTAATAGCTATGCTTAAAGTAATAGGAGTAAAAGGATATCCAGTTTTAATACCTACGATTTCCATCTCCAATATGGACAAGGAAGTTCCCATCCCAACTGCTTTTAATCACGAGATAGCTGCTATAAAAGTGGGAAACAAATTCCTATTTATGGATACAACCTCCGACAACACACCCTTCGAACTCCTTCCATTTCAGGATCAAGGAAGAAACGTTTTGATAGTTGATATTGAGAAAGAAAAAGCTATTGTTTCTGAAACTCCTATTGCTTCACCAGAAGAAAACGTTGAAGGTTTCAGTGGGAAGTTTAAACTATCTCCTTTGGGAGAACTGACAGGTGAGTTTAAGTTTTATTACAAAGGAGTTTACAGTTCTTTCGAAAGAGGAAGACTTTTATCTCTTGATCAAGAGGCTTTAAAAAGATATGTAAGTTCTTTAGCATCTAAAGTATCCCCTGGCTTTGACGTAGAAGAGTTCAAAACCTCGGACTACAAAAATCTTTCCGTAAAAGATGTGGAGATAGAAATCAAAGGTAAAGATCAAACGTACGGAACCTTAACCTCTCATTTCCTAATTGCAAAGTTTCCAACTCCTAACTACGAAAGAATCGTTTCATTGGTTGCTTCAAAAAACAGAAACTATCCTTACGTCGTAGGCTATAGAATGGAAAAAATCTCAGAAGTTGAACTTGAAATCCCTGACGGCTTCGAACTTTCCTTAAAACCAGAAGATTTCTTTTTCAGCAATAGAGTCGGCACCTTCGAGATAAAGTGGAAGGTGGACAAGAAAGTACTAAAGCTTTCCTCCAAAATGGTTCTTAAAAAGAGTGTAATACCAAAAGAAGAGTATCAGGACTTAAGAGAACTCTTTAATACAACAGTAAAAACCCTTAGAAACCAGATAGTAATTTTAAAGAGGCTGGAAAAATGAAGGAAAAAGACTTAACTAAGAAACTTGTTGAAAATCTTGAAAAGATACCTGAAGTAAAGAGAGTAGAAGTGGTTCCTATATGTGAAATTTATATAGACACCTGTATAAAAGTTTTCGTTAAAGAGAACTCTCAAGAGGTAAAACTAAAAGTTTCAGATGTAATAACAGAAATAGCTATGGAAGAAAAGGATAGACTCGGTAAGTATCCTGAAATATATTGGGATCTGGAGGTTGAAACTTAATGATCGTTCTTGGAATAGATACTTCATGTGACGATACTTCAATAGCTGTTTACGATGCGAAAAACAATAAAGTTCTTTCAAATATAGTTTCATCTCAGTACCAGTTTCATCAAGAATTTGGAGGGGTTGTTCCCGAAATTGCTGCAAGGAAACACGCTGAAAACATAGATGTTGTTTTTTTGGAAGCTTTAAAAGTTGCAAAAGTGTCAAAAGACGATATAGAACTTGTAGCAGCGACAAGAACTCCAGGTTTACTTCCTGCCCTTCTTGTAGGTTTAACCTTTGGTAAAGGTATAGCGTTCTTTAAAGGAATTCCATTCAAAGGCGTTCACCACATAGAAGCCCACATTTTTTCTCCTTTCATTGGTGGTGAACCTGAATACCCATTTCTTTCGTTGGTTGTAAGTGGTGGACACACGCTAAT
Proteins encoded in this region:
- a CDS encoding DUF2628 domain-containing protein — protein: MGDRVFFGFLIEDAHKRLLEEFPDEKIRIFIQKIADYYIHSWKKMAASNKKTSWNWASAFFGFSWMAYRKMLKLALLWFVMLSVLELITVAGASIVGGENFAIGIIALIGISSFLIMPIVFGLFGNYIYASFVYEKLKEIEIIDPDLSESSLLLEGGTSWGKVLLFLAGSLIVEIIYMAIQTSLLSPPSGF
- a CDS encoding purine-nucleoside phosphorylase produces the protein MKAAEFIKKVSGFENFDIAVVGGSGIELEGTRIEIPYEQIPSMPKVTVPGHKGTLKICEGILFFEGRFHYYEGKSDEEMRFIPELCKALGVEIFIPTCASGAISRRASRNDVGVIVDHINLLGRNPLVGLIEKYGSKVFVNGKKFYDDHISNLFLQKGLELGIKITPVILASCLGPNYETFAEIRFLEIIGADVVSMSTVPEVIVANFLGMKVAALTIITNDALNVETSHKEVVKRSKEVSQMVSSLLKEVIRTLKEEIRGKFG
- a CDS encoding ammonium transporter, yielding MFFYLLAGAVMILSMHAELAFLEAGTVRKKNQVNALVKIIVDIGVATVAYFLIGYPLAREFCFMKPASLLAADHGWELIKFFFFLTFAACISAIVSGGVAGRMKFRPYITAGFFLAGIIYPIFEAIFWGRWSEAFNGFIENLFGAPVHDFAGSMVVHGLGGWIALPEIFILGPRMGRYVKGRSKPIPISNIPYLALGSWILIIGWFGFNVMSSQTVDGISGLVAVNSLFALAGGILGGVFFGKNNPGFIHNGALAGPVAICAGSDIVHPIGAFVIGVVASWIFIKAFKLKIDDVLGVWPLHGLSGIWGGVAAGIFGQKFLWGLGGVSLLSQVFGAIATTVYGVVAGFILYKAFDTVFGLRLSEEEFNGADLSIHKITAYPEDSFKV
- a CDS encoding transcriptional repressor, with the translated sequence MKTLEKKKKRNTRQKAVIFQVVKDSNDHPTAETVYERAKKELPTISLGTVYRVLKELVSERKIKEIIIDKQSRFDPKTEFHHHFICKKCGKIEDVKTPMCKYTCKKLEQKGYLIEEIEYKFYGLCAECVAES
- a CDS encoding P-II family nitrogen regulator — protein: MKKIEAIIKPFKLEEVKDALTEIGIQGLTVSEVKGFGRQKGHTELYRGAEYVVDFIPKLKIEVVVPDDIADKVVETIVNAARTGRIGDGKVFVIPVEEAVRIRTGERGENAI
- the glnA gene encoding type I glutamate--ammonia ligase produces the protein MKPKNAKEVVELIQREGIKFVDLRFTDMFGTWHHITFPAHEISEESFEQGLYFDGSSIRQWQPINASDMMFRLDPTTATVDPLSEIPTLVVIADIVDPITKEPYHKDPRNIAKKALEYLKSTGIGDTVYCGPEPEFFIFDDVKFDVGMNFGFFEVDSVEGVWNTGREESPNLGHKLPVKGGYFPVPPADQLDHIRKVMSMKMEEAGLVIEALHHEVATGGQCEIDFRFGTLVEAADNVQWLKYIVKNVAKMFGKTATFMPKPLFGDNGSGMHTHMSIWKNGENLFHGDSYAGLSETALYFIGGIIKHAKAVCAFTNPTVNSYKRLVPGYEAPVNLCYSARNRSASIRIPAVSSPKAKRIEVRFPDSSGVPYLAFTALLMAGLDGIENKIHPGEPIDKNLYDLPPEELKDVPTVPASLEEALDALEKDYEFLTKGGVMTEQFLEDYIEYKRKEEIEPIKLRPTPMEFLLYFSV
- a CDS encoding bifunctional diguanylate cyclase/phosphodiesterase, whose product is MELRNNYQLEIFYESMEDEPPDWVQKLKERSYFSEIIDGELLFYLKVSELKSFFKIKIPLDNLTDNALLSLVFQRIPIGVLIFKENVIYANAFMEKVFEKPKEKIVNFPIKNFLPAELGENIQKLLSKKAFEQKLILKWIGKFSFLPASNEFLIIATSTMVNESPLGVAIFVDVSGEKRFLNKVLGSTSEDLSECFSNLRKALEIIGNLKRGGKQFLLALMDIDNFSVINDSFGVEVGDKILAEFWERLKTAFDSKLYFVLRTISDRFLIVSLRERERLRKVKYIVEKVKRVLETPFVINGSEVFLSVNFGFSFYPEHGDSILTKAEIALKHAREEKVAFAIYSPELEISRESLEILSKIKEDIKNNRIEVFFQPKVSLYTGKIVGAEALMRSSVPPAKAIPVIIRYGLMFDIGKIIFRKSLENLKIWLEEGHDVSVAVNVSISQILDSRFLPFVFKMIEKLKVPSSKLTLKISIDDFGTGYSSLSRLKIIKANELKIDVSFVKGVPESEEDSSIVKFIVDISKLLKMSSVAEGIERKEQLDFLKSIGCTEGHGFYFSPALPSSEFRKLLKEKSFVV
- a CDS encoding PilZ domain-containing protein, yielding MIEAKVGDVVNLYCFYEELLVAGKGTVVEVDESQGLISWEVDEVISKASFLEKRLFFKKEDRWVGADIVFREGNFLSAKILKTIYEPRLRRSFLRVTTSLSSPVEAEVSKLFSSRESTKRYFVFDISEGGIGVLVNKRDRFFKLDENLAVSIYLTLENKVHTLPAKAKVVHISDFEGKKKVGMFLVDISPESRDKILKYITKRQKEIIRGLKF
- a CDS encoding DUF3857 domain-containing protein encodes the protein MRFLFLFLLLILFPLRVIAATYGAEILYDHCFVKFFKNGRKIWREEKAIKILDKRGIKSFGEIVIPFSSEHQKVKILYAYTVLPTGETVQPSKKAFNIVSPPFVQEAPIYSDLKYQTISMPGVVKGAVIKYAFEIETFKPYMEGEFWATNYFQDEYPIKEATFKAFVPKGKYFKFKTYNLKEKEVSFEKLEEGNYILLSWKVKNVPPIVKEPNMPPFGELAKKVVITSIENWDKVAKWYSELAKEALKPSPEIEKLVQELVKDKKTRKEKIQTIYNFVAQNIRYVGMEFGINGYKPHSAQEVLKNRYGDCKDHATLLIAMLKVIGVKGYPVLIPTISISNMDKEVPIPTAFNHEIAAIKVGNKFLFMDTTSDNTPFELLPFQDQGRNVLIVDIEKEKAIVSETPIASPEENVEGFSGKFKLSPLGELTGEFKFYYKGVYSSFERGRLLSLDQEALKRYVSSLASKVSPGFDVEEFKTSDYKNLSVKDVEIEIKGKDQTYGTLTSHFLIAKFPTPNYERIVSLVASKNRNYPYVVGYRMEKISEVELEIPDGFELSLKPEDFFFSNRVGTFEIKWKVDKKVLKLSSKMVLKKSVIPKEEYQDLRELFNTTVKTLRNQIVILKRLEK